One window of the Trifolium pratense cultivar HEN17-A07 linkage group LG2, ARS_RC_1.1, whole genome shotgun sequence genome contains the following:
- the LOC123905611 gene encoding phospholipase D delta, translating into MADTGADGNGFIYLHGDLDLTIVAARRLPNMDIVSERFRRCVTACDTIKYNSTSDAADGSSHRNHHHRRKIITSDPYVTVMVPQATVARTRVLKNSPDPVWKERFNIPLAHAVVDLEFRVKDDDVFGAQTMGTVKIPAERIASGELISDWFPIIGANGKPPKPDTALNLEMKFTPVDQNPLYLRGIAADPEHKGVRHTYFPVRKGSSVRLYQDAHCPHGMVPEIKLDGGKVYKPENCWEDICYAITEAHHMIYIVGWSIYHKIKLVREPSRPLPRGGDLTLGDLLKYKSEEGVRVLLLVWDDKTSHDKVFFKTTGVMETHDEETRKFFKHSSVMCVLAPRYASSKMSFFKQQVVGTVFTHHQKCVILDSQAAGNNRKITTFIGGLDMCDGRYDTPEHRLFRDLDTVFAGDFHNPTFPSGTRAPRQPWHDLHCRIDGPAAYDILINFEQRWRKSTKWKEFAILFKKASQWNDDALIRVERISWILSPSNPPSKNDFTTIPADDPLVWVSSEDDPENWHVQIFRSIDSGSLKGFPKRFEDALSQNLICAKNLVIDKSIQTGYIQAIRSAQHFIYIENQYFIGSSYAWPSYKDAGADNLIPMELALKIASKIRAKERFAIYIVLPMWPEGDPKSGAVQEILFWQGQTMQMMYNVVAKELKSMQLTDVHPQDYLNFYCLGNREHFNEESSVPNGAPISGAFKYRRNMIYVHAKGMIVDDEYVIVGSANINQRSMAGTKDTEIAMGSYQPHYTWSARKKHPHGQIYGYRMSLWAEHLGMLDETFKEPERLECVRKVNEIANNNWSIYSSEEMSLLQGHLLKYPVQIDSDGQISSLPECENFPDAGGKILGAHSATIPDILTT; encoded by the exons ATGGCGGACACCGGCGCTGACGGAAACGGTTTCATATATCTCCACGGCGACCTCGACTTAACAATCGTAGCCGCTCGCCGGTTACCTAACATGGATATCGTTTCAGAGCGTTTTCGCCGCTGCGTAACCGCTTGCGACACTATAAAATACAATTCAACTTCCGATGCCGCCGACGGTTCTAGTCATCGGAATCATCATCACCGGAGAAAAATCATAACGAGTGATCCGTATGTTACCGTTATGGTGCCGCAAGCAACAGTTGCACGGACTCGTGTGCTTAAGAACTCGCCGGATCCTGTTTGGAAGGAACGGTTTAACATTCCGTTAGCACATGCGGTTGTAGATTTGGAATTTCGTGTTAAAGATGATGATGTTTTTGGTGCTCAAACTATGGGGACAGTTAAGATTCCGGCGGAGAGAATTGCCTCCGGCGAGTTGATTTCCGATTGGTTTCCGATTATCGGAGCCAATGGGAAACCGCCGAAGCCGGACACTGCACTTAATTTAGAAATGAAGTTCACGCCAGTGGACCAGAATCCGCTATACCTTCGTGGCATTGCGGCTGATCCGGAACATAAAGGCGTGAGACATACTTATTTTCCGGTGAGGAAGGGAAGCTCTGTGAGGCTTTACCAGGATGCACATTGTCCACACGGAATGGTACCGGAGATTAAGCTTGATGGTGGAAAGGTTTATAAACCGGAGAATTGTTGGGAAGATATATGTTATGCTATAACAGAAGCTCATCACATGATTTATATAGTGGGTTGGTCAATTTACCATAAGATTAAGCTTGTTAGGGAACCTTCTAGACCGTTGCCGCGGGGTGGTGATTTAACACTTGGTGATTTGCTTAAGTATAAATCTGAAGAAGGTGTGAGAGTTTTATTACTTGTTTGGGATGATAAAACTTCCCATGATAAGGTCTTCTTCAAGACG ACTGGAGTAATGGAGACTCATGATGAGGAAACTAGGAAGTTTTTCAAGCATTCTTCTGTCATGTGTGTTTTGGCGCCTCGCTATGCTAGCAGTAAGATGAGCTTCTTTAAGCAGCAG GTTGTTGGAACCGTTTTCACACACCACCAAAAATGTGTTATTTTGGACTCACAGGCTGCTGGTAATAACAGAAAGATTACCACTTTTATAGGAGGTCTTGATATGTGTGATGGTCGCTATGATACACCTGAGCATCGACTTTTTCGTGACCTTGATACTGTATTTGCTGGTGATTTCCACAATCCGACATTTCCT TCTGGAACAAGGGCTCCTAGACAACCATGGCATGATTTGCACTGCAGAATAGATGGACCTGCTGCATATGATATTCTTATTAATTTTGAACAGCGATGGAGAAAATCAACCAAGTGGAAAGAGTTTGCAATTCTTTTCAAAAAAGCATCTCAGTGGAATGATGATGCTTTAATAAGAGTAGAACGCATCTCGTGGATATTAAGTCCTTCTAATCCTCCCTCAAAGAATGATTTTACAACTATTCCTGCGGATGATCCTTTGGTATGGGTTTCCAGTGAAGATGATCCTGAAAACTGGCATGTTCAG ATCTTCCGCTCCATTGACTCAGGATCCTTGAAAGGATTTCCCAAACGTTTTGAGGATGCTCTATCCCAG AATCTCATATGTGCTAAAAATTTGGTTATAGACAAAAGCATTCAAACAGGATACATCCAAGCTATCAGATCTGCTCAACATTTCATTTATATTGAAAACCAATATTTCATTGGATCTTCATATGCATGGCCATCTTACAAAGATGCAG GGGCTGATAATCTTATCCCAATGGAGTTGGCACTGAAAATCGCTAGTAAAATTAGAGCTAAGGAGAGATTTGCTATTTATATTGTTTTACCAATGTGGCCAGAAGGTGATCCTAAATCTGGAGCTGTGCAAGAAATCCTTTTCTGGCAG GGTCAGACAATGCAAATGATGTATAATGTTGTTGCTAAGGAATTGAAATCAATGCAACTTACTGATGTGCACCCACAAGATTACCTCAATTTCTATTGCCTTGGTAATCGGGAACACTTCAATGAAGAAAGCTCAGTCCCAAATGGTGCTCCG ATCTCTGGAGCATTTAAATACCGCCGAAATATGATTTATGTGCATGCCAAGGGGATGATCGTGGATGATGAATATGTTATAGTGGGATCTGCTAACATAAACCAAAGATCTATGGCTGGTACTAAAGATACTGAGATAGCTATGGGTTCATATCAACCCCATTACACATGGTCTGCGAGGAAAAAACATCCACATGGCCAG ATTTATGGTTACAGAATGTCACTTTGGGCTGAGCATCTTGGCATGTTAGATGAAACTTTTAAAGAACCAGAGAGATTAGAGTGTGTGCGTAAAGTGAATGAAATTGCAAACAATAATTGGAGTATTTACTCTTCTGAAGAAATGTCACTGCTACAGGGACATCTTCTTAAGTATCCTGTACAAATAGATTCTGATGGCCAGATCAGTTCATTACCTGAATGTGAGAATTTCCCAGATGCCGGTGGTAAGATATTGGGGGCTCATTCTGCGACAATTCCAGATATCTTAACAACGTAA